A genomic window from Parasteatoda tepidariorum isolate YZ-2023 chromosome 10, CAS_Ptep_4.0, whole genome shotgun sequence includes:
- the LOC107454862 gene encoding speckle-type POZ protein-like, whose product MKVLEEGLNTDIELTTAEESIKAHKIILQARSPVFYKMFSHDSIEASENAIAISDIRASTLKKLVTFLYTGRMEKCNFDEAMELYYAADKYEVLSLRDDCREELLRNLDVNNACSLFTLANRHNDEDFRNGVVQLVSANFPSVVNMESINDMSKDDIILLMRLCVPGIKKE is encoded by the coding sequence ATGAAGGTTCTGGAAGAAGGTCTCAACACAGACATCGAACTCACAACGGCGGAAGAGAGCATCAAAGCtcacaaaattattcttcaagCTCGTTCCCCTGTGTTCTACAAAATGTTTAGTCACGATTCAATCGAAGCCTCAGAAAATGCGATTGCCATATCAGACATCAGGGCATCAACACTTAAGAAACTGGTCACTTTTTTGTACACTGGTCGAATGGAAAAGTGCAATTTTGATGAAGCCATGGAGCTGTACTACGCGGCAGACAAGTATGAAGTGCTGTCTTTACGAGACGACTGCAGAGAGGAATTGCTGAGAAATCTCGATGTCAACAATGCATGTTCCCTGTTCACTTTGGCAAATCGTCATAACGATGAAGATTTTAGGAACGGAGTCGTGCAGTTAGTAAGTGCTAATTTTCCGTCTGTTGTAAACATGGAGTCTATTAATGACATGAGCAAAGATGATATAATATTGCTTATGCGTTTATGTGTTCcaggtattaaaaaagaataa